gccaggaggggccaacTTTTTTGTATGCCCAGTGTTAGCGCCTCGAGAATATACCCACGAtctgtgtccccccccaatgCTTTCCGACCgagaaaaatgaagattttgatttttctcctgaTCTttcttgctattcctgtgaaacaccaaaagggttagcacacttaatgtcatttttaatactttgaggggtgcagtttttgtaatggggtaatttatggggtatttctaatatgaaggcccttcaaatactCTTCaacactgaactggtccctgaaaaattccgattttgaaaattatgtgaaaaattggaaaagtgctgctaaactttgaagccctctgatgtctccaaaagtaaaaacatgtcaactttatgatgcaaatatattgcatataataataaagatatctcctgtatgatgccaacataaagtaaacatattgtatatgtgaatcaatctataatttattttggatgtccattttccttataagcagagagcttcaaagtaaagaaaatgcaacattttcaaatttctctacaaattttagaatttttcaccaagaaatgatacaagtatggaCGAAcatttatcactaacataaaaaacagaatatgtcaagaaaaaaaaactctgaatcagaatgaaaagtaaaagcatcccagagttaaaagagtgaaagtggtcagatgtgaaaaaaatgcttgggtccttagggtgaaaattggcttggtccttaaggggttagggtcCGTACCAGACAGTTTGCTTTTCAtactaaacaaaaaaatataatgtgTACCAATTGGTAATAATGCCTGGTACCGGCCCACTAGGTGGTACTCATACTAAACAACCAGAAGACAAAGTTGGGACACACGGGCCCCGGGTTTGGGACTGGAGCCGCCGGTTGTTCACCAcggtcagacatcacaacacccAACACTTTGGTTATAAAAtacttttttgtttacattttattgtTGGTTTATACactaaaaaaagtaataaataccaTAAAAAGCAAAGTAATTGAGGCACTTAAGTCCCCACGCTGGGCGGCACCACGCCCGCCCACACCCTGGGGTCACATACTTCTCTCCTACAAGGCACGGGTCACATTCTGGGTACACAAGAGCACAGCCGTCCAGCCAATCGCAGCATCACCATAAGGGATCGTCACGAGGTACTCCAGGCGGAAGGATCTGCACCATCTGTGATCCCAGGGAGAAGGAGCCATCGAGTTCACAGCCACAGCATTACATAGTGTTATAAAATAAGTCAGTAACATAAGCTTTAAAACGCTCGTACACCTCCCACTCCCGCGGAAGGAGCGACCATCATCCCCGCCACAGGGGAGGAATAAAACACTGCTAATATGGAGGAATAAAACAATACTTCATAATAAGGGGGCGGCGGGCACCCGTACCGTCTGCTCTATGTCATACATGTGCATGGATACAATTAGTGTAAGGCAGAGTCCCATGAGGACCTtctcgtccttaagtaccagatcAGAGGAGAAGACGTCTCTAGGACAAGAGCCGCCGTCTCCTCACCATCGGGATCCTATCGTTTTGGTCATCGCGTATAACATTGTGGACGCTCGTCTAGATGACTGAAATGTATTAGTGTTAATGACCACAAGAACATACAACTCCTCCCCCCCTAATCACATGACATCCACAAAAAACTCGCTGGGGTTGCCCATGGCCATGTGGAAGGACTGGCGGCTGGCGGTTAGCTCAGGAGGAACCGATGCCAGGTCGCGCACTAGAGGCGGAGCTCCAGGAGGAACAGAAGAGGAAGGACAAGAGGACGgtggtgggaggggagggggcggcATCATCATCAGCATCATGGGATTGTAGGAGAGTGGGACCCCCGGAGCAGGATACGAGTGCACAGAGGGGGGGTGGTGAGGCCCGGCTTGAGAGCGGATGGATGCGGAGCGTTCACTGGGAGGGCCGTCCCCACTTCTCCTCAGGCTGCTCCGGGTGGAGTATTCAGACTCGCTACCAGAGCCGGACTTTGAGTCTCCTCCACCTGCAGAACGATCCTCCTTCTGAACCCCACGACCACCATCGCTACGTGTGGAGCCGCTGCTCCTGCTCCCTGTAAAGGAAAGGACACACGTCTTATAGAAATCCAGATATTGATGAGCAGATGCTGAGGCCCTCAATGTGCACACTCACCCTCACTGTGCTGGCTCCCTGCACTGCCCAGACCATAGCTATAGGAGGACAGCTCGTGGTAGGCCGGCGGCTGGGCACTGTATGGATGAGGGGCAGGATACTGATACGAGAAGGTGGGCAGCAGAGGCCAGGGTGATGCTCCTGGGAGAGGCAGAGGAGCCAAGGTGTCCTGGTCAGAAGCTCCGCTCGATCCGTCATTATCATTGAGGGAGAGATTCGCCATATCTGTAAGAAACCAGAGGAGAACCATAACTATAGTGAAGTCCTCAGACGGGTGCAGTTGCCCTACTGAGACACACCGAGGACACTCACAGTTCTCACAGCTGGTCAGGTCACCGAAGATGTAGTAACACTGCTCCGAGAACGTGATCTTATTGACCGTGTGACGGATGAATCCGGCCTTCAGCAAGTTACTGGCAAACTTACGAGCCTCTCGTCGGTCCTGGAAGCCTTCAACATGGTGGTACAGCCAGTCCACCACATCTGACCCTGAGGACGGGCACAAAGACACATGAAGACAATCCTATTCTACATCACCCATGATCTACCAGAACCCACTAAGCTACTTGAGGATACAATGGAACCAATGGAAGAGAGGGACACTGGAATGAATGGCCCCACTCCTCTATCTAAATGTTGTCTTCCCTCCACCTCCTTCAAGGCCCATCCCCCTGCAATCTCACCTCCTCTTCGGCACTGCCCACCAACCTATGAGAGTGTATCATGGACACTCCACATCGTATAGGACCTTCTGCCCTCCAACCTCCCTCCTCCTTCAGAACCTTCTTACCTCCAACCTCCCTCTTCCTTCAGGACCTTCTGCCCTCCAACCTCCCCCTCCTTCAGAACCTTCTTCCCTCCAACCTCCCTCTTCCTTCAGGACCTTCTGCCCTCCAACCTCCCCCTCCTTCAGAACCTTCTTCCCTCCAACACCCCCGAGAAGACATCAAGGTCACTCACCTAGGAAAGCATTGGGGATTGTGATTTTCAGCCACATACGATCTCTAACTTCAAGGCCGGATTCGGGAGAGGCCATGACCTTAACAACAGAGGCCAAATCTGTATGTATAGAGAGGCTGAAGAGAGATACTGGTGGAAGGGCGTGAGagactgcagagagagaaacagtTAGGAGAGCTTTAGCCATGTAACAACATGCAGGACCAATGTATAGAGCTCACTTACGCTCAGTCTCTGTCACCGACGTGCTGGAGGTCATGCTACTCATGGATGCGCTACCCGGATACACAGGGAAGGAACCGCTCATGGCTGTAGAGTGAGACACCCAGGCTGCAGGGTCAATGGGCTGAATGGGCTCATCTGTAAAGAGAAGAAGAATGTATCAGAGTGATGGATGGTGGAGGAGACCAGGAATCTAAGACTGAGGGCGGCACTCACTGCGCGGCAACGTGAAGTAACCCTGCGGAGACGGATCCCAGCACTTGGCCACCGTCAGGACAATTGGCCtgaaatacaggaagtgacagcAATGACGCCATCCAGAGGCTGCCATGACGGACCCCACAATACCGCCAACTCCACCCGCCTCCACTTACCCAGGTTTATGGACGATGTCCCGCAGGACACGCACTGCATCATCGTTACTCATGTTCTCAAAGTTTATATCATTCACCTGCAAGAGAAACAGGACAAGGCCGTGACGGGGACAAGGCCATGACAAGACAGTGTTTGGTGGGGAGGTGGAGAACTCACCTGTAGCAGCATGTCCCCTGGCTCGATCCTTCCGTCAGCTGCCACCGCTCCGCCCTTCATTATGGATCCAATATAGATCCCTCCGTCACCGCGTTCATTACTCTGCCCCACAATGGAAATGCCGAGGAAGTTATACTTCTCTGGAGACAAGATGGAGAGCAATGTAAGGAGGAGGGGGGTATTGCCTTTATACATGACACAGGGCCCCACACATCAGAACAGTGCACACATGGGGCCGCACTCACCCATGTTTAAGGTGACGGTGATGATGTTCAAGGACATGGTGGAGTCTGTCACGCTGCTGAGCGATGATGCCTGTAAGACAGCACAGGAGCTATAAAAACTGtgcagggggggaagagggttatGTTACCGGCCTCCACACGCTCTGCTCACCCTCTCCAAGCGCGGCGGACGCTGCTTACGCCTCCGGCGGTGACGCTTCAGCAGACGAGATGCACTGCTCTGCTCAGTGGAGCTGCTGAACCTGAGGTATCAAGAGAAGCAACATGAGGAGCCAAAAGCAAgaatcacccctcccccccccccccaaaatgtccGCACATTACAGCCTCGGCTCGAGGACCAAACATCCCACCCCTCCAGAGGagagcagtgcatgctgggagcacaGACATCACCTACTACCTATTCTCCCCCAGAGGagagcagtgcatgctgggagcacagacatcaaacccccccccccccccccgcagaggagagcagtgcatgctgggagcagacATCACCTACTACCTACTCCCCCCCAGGGGagagcagtgcatgctgggagcatagatatcaacacccccccccccccccccccccccccccgcagaggagagcagtgcatgctgggagcatagatatcaacaccccccccccccccccgcagaggagagcagtgcatgctgggagcagacATCACCTACTACCTACTCCCCCCCCAGAGGAgagccgtgcatgctgggagcacaGAAGACATCAACCCCCCAGAGGAGcgcagcgcatgctgggagccgAGACATCACCTCCCCCTTAGAGGagagcagtgcatgctgggagcacaGACATCACCTcaacctgaccccccccccccccagaggagagcagtgcatgctgggagcacaGAAGACATCAAACCCCCCAGAGGAgagcagtgcatgctgggggcagAGACATCACCCTCCCCCCTAGAGGagagcagtgcatgctgggagcacaGACTGCACCTcctcctcaaccccccccccccccccagaggagagcagtgcatgctgggagcgcaGACCTCACCCCCCCAGAGGagagcagtgcatgctgggagcacaGACCTCACCCCCCCAGAGGagagcagtgcatgctgggagcacaGACATCTCCCCCCAGAGGagagcagtgcatgctgggagcacaGACATCTCACCCCCCCAGAGGagagcagtgcatgctgggagcacaGATATGTAGATTATTGGTAACAGCTGACATGTTAGagtagagcatgctgggagcacAGAGTAGTGTGTAAAGTGACAACGTACCCCGGACATGCACATTAGTGGTCCCATAAAGAGCTGCAGGTGGAGAAGAGAGCATGGTGGACAGGTTAATAGACACCACACagagcagtgcatgctgggagcacaTAGCCGTACCTGCTCATAGTGTCATCTTCCTCTGAATCACAGATACTGGTCTCTATCTCACTGGTCAGGAGAGTGGAGGACGACTCGTAACCGGACAGATGGCGATCAGTGCGACCGTTCAGAGCTCGTCCAACCGCTGCAACGGAGGCGACAGTAATCAGTCGCAGGCAGGACCCCCCAGAGTTTACCCATGTATGACCCATCCCAACCCCAGAGATCACAAGTACTTACCCCCTTCCATGACCCATCCCAACCCCAGAGATCACAAGTACTTACCCCCTTCCATGACCCATCCCAACCCCAGAGATCACAAGTACTTACCCCCTTCCATGACCCATCCCAACCCCAGAGATCACAagtacttaccccccccccctccatgaccCATCCCAACCCCAGAGATCACAAGTACTTACCCCCTTCCATGACCCATCCCAACCCCAGAGATCACAAGTACTTACCCCCTTCCATGACCCATCCCAACCCCAGAGATCACAAGTACTTACCCCCCTCCATGACCCATCCCAACCCCAGAGATCACAAGTACTTACCCCCCCCTCCATGACCCATCCCAACCCCAGAGATCACAAGTACTTACCCCATTCCATGACCCATCCCAACCCCAGAGATCACAAGTACTTACCCCCCTCCATGACCCATTCCAACCCCAGAGATCACAAGTACTTACCCCCTTTCATGACCCATCCCAACCCGAGATCACAAGTACTTACCCCCTTCCATGACCCATCCCAACCCCAGAGATCACAAGTACTTACCCCATTCCATTACCCATCCCAACCCCAGAGATCACAAGTATTTACCCCCCTCAATGACCCATCAACCCCAAAGATCACAAGTACTTACCCCCCTCTATGACCCATCAACCCCAAAGATCACAAGTACTTACCACCCTCCATGACCCATCCCAACCCCAGAGATCACAAGTACTTACCCCCTTCCATGACCCATCCCCAGAGATCACAAGTACTTACCCCCCTCCATGACCCATCCCAACCCCGGAGATCACAAGTACTTACCCCCTTCCATGACCCATCCCAACCCCAGAGATCACAAGTACTTACCCCATTCCATGACCCATCCCAACCCCAGAGATCACAAGTACTTACCCCCCTCCATGACCCATTCCAACCCCAGAGATCACAAGTACTTACCCCCTTTCATGACCCATCCCAACCCCAGAGATCACAAGTACTTACCCCCCTCAATGACCCATCAACCCCAAAGATCACAAGTACTTACCCCCCTCTATGACCCATCAACCCCAAAGATCACAAGTACTTACCACCCTCCATGACCCATCCCAACCCCAGAGATCACAAGTACTTACCCCCTTCCATGACCCATCCCCAGAGATCACAAGTACTTACCCCCCTCCATGACCCATCCCAACCCCGGAGATCACAAGTACTTACCCCCTTCCATGACCCATCCCAACCCCAGAGATCACAAGTACTTACCCCCCCTCCATGACCCATCCCAACCCCAGAGATCACAAGTACTTACCCCATTCCATGACCCATCCCAACCCCAGAGATCACAAGTACTTACCCCCCTCCATGACCCATTCCAACCCCAGAGATCACAAGTACTTACCCCCTTTCATGACCCATCCCAACCCCAGAGATCACAAGTACTTACCCCCTTCCATGACCCATCCCAACCCCAGAGATCACAAGTACTTACCCCATTCCATTACCCATCCCAACCCCAGAGATCACAAGTACTTACCCCCCTCAATGACCCATCAACCCCAAAGATCACAAGTACTTACCCCCCTCTATGACCCATCAACCCCAAAGATCACAAGTACTTACCACCCTCCATGACCCATCCCAACCCCAGAGATCACAAGTACTTACCACCCTCTATTACCCACGAATTCCAGAGATCACAAGTGCTTACCCCCTCTCCCCTTTAAATCCTCAGGTAGACACATGACCTTGGCCCCCCTCACCTGGGTCTCCGCTCTCTCTCCTCCGCGGCCGTTCCCGGCGCACAGACACCACAGACTCTGTCTCTGTCTCCTGGTCCAGGTTCTCAGCGCTGTCAGACACGTTGGGACTgagaaaagaaaaagttgcagGGTCCAAGCAAAAGTACAGTATAACCGCTACATGGAGGGGAGTATAATATACTTATTACATGTACATAAAAATACACTCACTGGAAGGAGGGCGGCCGCGAGTCCCCAATGCCACTGGTTCTCTCTGCAGGGGGCGGGGGCAGCGGAGGAGGGAGCGGGGACGGTTCAGGCCGCACATCTGGAGGCGGTGGTGGAGACTGCTCGGGGGGTAAACTCTCTGCAGAAACCAGCTGACAAAGAAGGAAGGGTTAATAGAGCAGAAGCAGGATAGCCTTATATTTTTGAGATACATATATTTATTCAATCTGCTGCATCCAGTTACATTTCATGCCGAGTTATGGTAGAATTGGCGACAATTACCTGATAcatctatattatttattattattagtgatgAATTTTAccctttatatattatttttgctGAATCCTGATGAGTTTTCCTCCTTATACAGTGACCacccctacgatggccccgacatacgataatgtcaacatacgatggcctctcatacaaaagcatcatatgttgatgttgtcgggtccatcgcataaacggctatccggcagcgcagactgcttcagctgccgccagatagccgtttaaaaggtgccccgtgtgctgcagtgagcgtcactcacctgtccccgacgcttGGGACCGCCCTCTTCAGGACCCCTGCATGgctgtcgctctccatcgtcatcacgtcgctgcgcacgccatcgcgtcatccaataggagcggcgtttgCAGCGACATGACTGCAATTAAGATCGATGATCCCAGGCAGCGGTGATGGTTCGAAGCAGCGGGGACGCAACGACAAT
This genomic window from Hyla sarda isolate aHylSar1 unplaced genomic scaffold, aHylSar1.hap1 scaffold_669, whole genome shotgun sequence contains:
- the DVL2 gene encoding segment polarity protein dishevelled homolog DVL-2 yields the protein IPSYLLHLHILLYYPHICSSSSFLVYYSLFSQTGTVYYTHWSPSCLYRVVKEEISDDNAKLPCFNGRVVSWLVSAESLPPEQSPPPPPDVRPEPSPLPPPLPPPPAERTSGIGDSRPPSFHPNVSDSAENLDQETETESVVSVRRERPRRRESGDPAVGRALNGRTDRHLSGYESSSTLLTSEIETSICDSEEDDTMSRFSSSTEQSSASRLLKRHRRRRKQRPPRLERASSLSSVTDSTMSLNIITVTLNMEKYNFLGISIVGQSNERGDGGIYIGSIMKGGAVAADGRIEPGDMLLQVNDINFENMSNDDAVRVLRDIVHKPGPIVLTVAKCWDPSPQGYFTLPRNEPIQPIDPAAWVSHSTAMSGSFPVYPGSASMSSMTSSTSVTETELSHALPPVSLFSLSIHTDLASVVKVMASPESGLEVRDRMWLKITIPNAFLGSDVVDWLYHHVEGFQDRREARKFASNLLKAGFIRHTVNKITFSEQCYYIFGDLTSCENYMANLSLNDNDGSSGASDQDTLAPLPLPGASPWPLLPTFSYQYPAPHPYSAQPPAYHELSSYSYGLGSAGSQHSEGSRSSGSTRSDGGRGVQKEDRSAGGGDSKSGSGSESEYSTRSSLRRSGDGPPSERSASIRSQAGPHHPPSVHSYPAPGVPLSYNPMMLMMMPPPPLPPPSSCPSSSVPPGAPPLVRDLASVPPELTASRQSFHMAMGNPSEFFVDVM